The genomic region TATAGTCCTTCTGGTAAATCCTGCATATAAAGATTAATTCCTCCATTATTTTCATTGTAATTAACCGCTATTTTTTGCCCAATATTATTCAATAATTCTATTTCATACTCTTCAATAAAATCCATATTAATTCTAATATTTTGTTTTGTTGGATTTGGATAAGCTGTTAAACTAAAATTTGCAGTATTATTCTCTACAACCTCTATATTAGAGTACGTATGGTTAAAATCAAAATCTACTTGTTTTAATCGATAATAAGAAGTTCCTTTTAACGGTTTCTCGTCAACTAAGCTATAGTATAAATTTTCTACACTATTTCCTGCTCCTTCAACTTCTCCTATAAACTCCCAGTTTTCTGCATCAGCAGAACGCTCAACAATAAAATAATCGTTATTAATCTCAGTTACGGTTTCCCATGACAATTCAACTTCATTCTCTATCAAAACAGCATCAAAATAAGTTAACTCAACAGGTAAAGCAGCGCTCCCTACATCAACTGTTCCCAACGTAAAGAAGAAACCTGTTGAAGCATTGAAATTATGAGCAAATTCTACAATTCCAGTAGTTTGATTATATGTTGTAGGTGCGATTGATGTCGCTCCAAAGGCAAATAATGCATCGCTATCTACCAATAATCTCACCTTACTTAAATCGTTGGTACCAATCCCTCCTGCTCCATTACCTACTTTACTTAAATCAAACTTTAATGTTAATTGATTAACAGTTCCTGTTTCTTGTCCTTTCCACACTCTTTTCATTCTACCCTGCATTGTTTCTCCATTTACCGAAGTTCCAAAATCAGTAACTTGGAAAGAATCCTCCTCTTCATCATTATTTCCCCAAATAAAGAAAGAGTCGTCGTTCGTAAAATTAGAAGTATTTGCACTATTGAAATTGGTTAATGTTCCTAAACCTATTGTCAAAATATCTCCCTCTACAGAAGTGGCTTGCTTTTGATTGATTTTACCACACTCATCATAACCTATACCTGCAACTTGATTATGAAATCCACTATTAGCAGAATAATCCCAAATTACTGTTCCAAAAGAAGAAATATAATCACCATCATTCAATGTCGTTTCATCATTTGTTTCATCTAAAGAAATTCCATATTTTAACGCATATGATGATTCTACGATTTGTCTTTCTGCATCAGTTAAAGCTATATTGAACACCGATGTTCCCAATATTAGTCCATCAAAGAACTCATTAGTTCCCTCAGCTCCGCCTCCAATAATCATTTCAGAAAGGACAGAAAGTAATGCTGTACTATTTGAGCTTACTCCTTTTTTTCCATCAGCATATAAGGTAATAGCCGTTCCGTCGTATACTCCAGAAATAACATGATATAAACTAGTATTAGTGTTAATATTCCCAGTTATACTAGGAGCACTTATAGTTCCTTGAACAAATCGATACCCTCCATTTTCTTTAATTAATCTAGGTGCTGTAGCTTCATTGGACAATGACCAGATAGCGTTGTTGTTTTGGGTATTATCATCTTTAACTACAATTACAAAACTAAAGTTATTGGTTCCATTTAGAGCTGTAAGCGTATTATTCGTTTTTAAATAGTTTCCGTTATTTCTATCGAATTGTAATCCTGATGTATAATTTTTATCCGAAAAATATTTATTTCTTCCATAAGCATTCCCCTGCCCATTTGAAAGTGAATTAAATCCATTGGTAACTGTTGGTCCATTTGAAGCTGTAGCATTATTGGCGTGTTTACCATTATCTACCCAAGTTGAAACATTGAAACCATTTCCTGCTCCATCAAAACTTGTGGCATCAAAAGAAGATTCTAAAGTACTAATTCCTTGGTTTCCATAAGTTCCAAAATGATCAACATTTATTGTAGTTGCAGCAATATCAAATGAACAATAAGTGGCTTTTACGTAATAATTTCCTTTGGTATTTACAGTTAATGATGAGTTTGTGGCTCCGTTGATAGCTATCTCATCTTTATACCATTGAAAGTCAGAATATATTCCTGGACTTTCAACCCCTAAATTTGCTGAATTCACTTCACATAAATCTACTTTAAGCTCCCCTCCATTGTTTAATAAAATAGAAGCTGAATTATCAAACTCTACGTCAGTTAATGAAAAAGAACTCATATACCCTGCTCCACCTGCAACTCCACTTGCACCAAAAAAACCTAACGAAAATTTATCATCACCATGAACAAAAACATCTGAAACACCTGAAGGAATTGAAAAAGATGTTGATAAATGAGTGCCTAAGCTTGAACCAGCAAAATTATTACCAGCTGAACTCGGAATTGTTAAAAGGTTGTTACCATTTTCATCTTCGATTTGTATGGTACTTCCTACTTTACTAATGATATTAATTTTAGAGCTGCTTCCAAATTGTAGCGCATTAGCAACATATATTGAATCAGAACCAATACAATCTGCAACTGGCGGTATAATATTTAAACTGCTTGCGTTTCCTGCATTTGCACCAAAAGTTGTATGGTAAACCATAACAGGCTTATCGCTTGTAAATACCATATTACTGTGAGCACTACCCACTGATGGTGAATTAACGGTATTCCAATAGGATCCATTTAATATTTTATATCCCCCCAATCCGTTAATCGTTACGTTACCATTTGATGTCGCAAGTGTTGTTGTACCACTTTCTGTAGCTACAACAATTACTTTTTCTCTTGATGTATTTCCATTACCTTTAATCACTCCATATTTCGTTCCTGCCAAACGGCTAGGAGCAATTTGATCCATTCCAATATCTCTCCCATTTCCATCTTGAACAGCTAACAGACTTCCACTGTTAACAGCAATTTTTTTATCTGCAATAATTCTAATTCCATTATAATTGTTGGTCGTAGAATAACTTGGCATTAGGTATTTTTCTTGTGCTTGAACAAACGACTCTCCCTGGTTCAAAAAAATCGTAGTATCAGTCGCTGTTGCAGGTGAAGTGCTATGATCTATTCCTCTTCCATAAAATGTAGTTCCTGGCTTAAAGTTAGTAAATGTAACAGCTGTATTATCTTCTGTAGCCATTACAGAGAAAAAATGAGATTCATGTGTATTTACACTTGAAGAAGAATTCTTCATATTTTGAAATCCAACAAAAAAATCAGTTCCCAACCCAGAACTTCCTTTTGTTGTTAAGGACCCTGCTTGAGAATTTGCTTGATGTCTGATATTGGCAAAAAATGGTTTTGAGGCTTCAAAGTATAATCCATCTGTTGCTAATGTTGCGTTCAACGAAGAACGAGAAACGATACCATGAACATTGACTCCTGTTCCATTAAATTTAATCCTAGCGGGATTCGTTCTTGAGATGGTCAATACCCCTGGAGAAGCTTGTGTTCCAGATTGAACAGTATACCCTGTAAATAAAGCTCCTGAACCATCTCTGAGTGTAACATTAAAACTATTGCTCTCTACAGTTGATAAAACTAAAAAGTGGTTTTTTATATTATTTCCACTATTCTTAATCGCATTTGCGATATATATAGGCGGCAAATACTGAATAGTATCGTATTGCGCAAAAAAGGACTTGTTAAAAAACAGCACCAAGACTAAAATTGGGTAAGTGATAAAATTTTTCATGACGTAAACTTTTAATTAACTTCCCTTAAGCGATTTTTATACCAATCGCAAAAACAGCCTTAAAACCGTAACAAATAGGTAAAAACACCTATTTTTAAAGTTTCAATTTGGGAATGCTTTTTCCCAAATTGAGTAAAAATAA from Flavobacteriales bacterium harbors:
- a CDS encoding T9SS type A sorting domain-containing protein; translated protein: MKNFITYPILVLVLFFNKSFFAQYDTIQYLPPIYIANAIKNSGNNIKNHFLVLSTVESNSFNVTLRDGSGALFTGYTVQSGTQASPGVLTISRTNPARIKFNGTGVNVHGIVSRSSLNATLATDGLYFEASKPFFANIRHQANSQAGSLTTKGSSGLGTDFFVGFQNMKNSSSSVNTHESHFFSVMATEDNTAVTFTNFKPGTTFYGRGIDHSTSPATATDTTIFLNQGESFVQAQEKYLMPSYSTTNNYNGIRIIADKKIAVNSGSLLAVQDGNGRDIGMDQIAPSRLAGTKYGVIKGNGNTSREKVIVVATESGTTTLATSNGNVTINGLGGYKILNGSYWNTVNSPSVGSAHSNMVFTSDKPVMVYHTTFGANAGNASSLNIIPPVADCIGSDSIYVANALQFGSSSKINIISKVGSTIQIEDENGNNLLTIPSSAGNNFAGSSLGTHLSTSFSIPSGVSDVFVHGDDKFSLGFFGASGVAGGAGYMSSFSLTDVEFDNSASILLNNGGELKVDLCEVNSANLGVESPGIYSDFQWYKDEIAINGATNSSLTVNTKGNYYVKATYCSFDIAATTINVDHFGTYGNQGISTLESSFDATSFDGAGNGFNVSTWVDNGKHANNATASNGPTVTNGFNSLSNGQGNAYGRNKYFSDKNYTSGLQFDRNNGNYLKTNNTLTALNGTNNFSFVIVVKDDNTQNNNAIWSLSNEATAPRLIKENGGYRFVQGTISAPSITGNINTNTSLYHVISGVYDGTAITLYADGKKGVSSNSTALLSVLSEMIIGGGAEGTNEFFDGLILGTSVFNIALTDAERQIVESSYALKYGISLDETNDETTLNDGDYISSFGTVIWDYSANSGFHNQVAGIGYDECGKINQKQATSVEGDILTIGLGTLTNFNSANTSNFTNDDSFFIWGNNDEEEDSFQVTDFGTSVNGETMQGRMKRVWKGQETGTVNQLTLKFDLSKVGNGAGGIGTNDLSKVRLLVDSDALFAFGATSIAPTTYNQTTGIVEFAHNFNASTGFFFTLGTVDVGSAALPVELTYFDAVLIENEVELSWETVTEINNDYFIVERSADAENWEFIGEVEGAGNSVENLYYSLVDEKPLKGTSYYRLKQVDFDFNHTYSNIEVVENNTANFSLTAYPNPTKQNIRINMDFIEEYEIELLNNIGQKIAVNYNENNGGINLYMQDLPEGLYFVNVKVDGTTQVLKVVKE